The Corynebacterium mycetoides genome includes the window CTCAACCCGAGCAAGGACGAGATTGCTTCCCGGTACTCCCCGATTGTCAACCAGCAGGGCTCCTACCGGGCCGTCGACCCAGACGGCAAGGTAGGCATCGAAATCCTCGTGGGCGAAGACAGCGAGGGCAATCTCGCCCAGCTCGGCCTGTCCTACCGCGAGGCGGGCCACGCTCTTGACGACGAGCTCACACCCCTGACCCACTCCGAGCTGGGCGAGCGATCCGTGGCGTACCTGACGGCGGATCCCGTTGCCGTGCGTGAGATCATCGCGCTGATTCTCACCGGCGGGCACGGGGCCGACTTCTCCTTCGGCGAACCGATTTTCGACGTGTACGGGACCGGCACGAACGCCGACGCCACGGTGACCAACGTGGACATCCAGGAGCACAACTCCTACACCGCCATCGGCGAGGCGGAGATCAACGGCGAGGAGAAGAAGTTTCAGCTGCGCCTGCAGAAGAGGGTGGTTGCCCAGCAGCAGTCCGGCGAGGGCGAGCTCGCGCTGGTCAAGGAGGGCAACGTCACCCTCATCCGACTCGAGCTCTGGCGCTAACGCACAATCGGAATCACGCGGGCCCGCGCTTCGGCGGTGGAGACGATCTCCTTGCCGAAGGGGAAGCAGGTTACCGGGATGAGCTTGATGTTCGCCCAGGCGAGCGGCAGGCCGATGACCGTGACGGCCTGCACGACGGCGGTACCGATGTGGCCGATGGCCAGCCACAGCCCGGCGATCACGAACCACACGGCGTTGCCTATCGTGCTCGCCGCCCCCGAGCGGACCTGCACCACTTCCCTACCGAACGGCCACAGCACGTAGCCGGCGATGCGGAAGGACGCCAACCCGAACGGGATGGTCACGATGAAGATGCACGCGATGATTCCCGCGAGCACGTAGCCGAGGAACAGCCAGATGCCGGCGGTGACAACCCAGATGACGTTGAGGACGAGACGTATGAGACCCATGCCTTAACGGTACCGCTTATTGTGGGCCCTCCGGGGCTCGAACCCGGGACCTGCGGATTAAAAGTCCGTAGCTCTACCAACTGAGCTAAAGGCCCGACGTACCCATGGTAGCGGGTTGGCCGCGCAGGTTTGAAATCGGGCGCGGAAACGTCGAACGCCCTGCTCCCGGCGGCGTTGAGCAGGGCGTCGACAAGCGGAGGCTCTAGCCTTCGACCTTCATGGTTCCGGTCTCGAGCGAGCGGAGGTGGAAGTCGAACGCGTGGCGCAGATCGTGCGGGGTCTGCTGGAACCTCGACTTCGCGGCCTGCTCGACGTACTCCTCGAGCAGCGGGCGGTACGACGGGTGGGCGATGGAGATCATCTTGGCCACGCGGTCCCGGG containing:
- a CDS encoding CG0192 family protein; the protein is MAEAKIYDAELNPSKDEIASRYSPIVNQQGSYRAVDPDGKVGIEILVGEDSEGNLAQLGLSYREAGHALDDELTPLTHSELGERSVAYLTADPVAVREIIALILTGGHGADFSFGEPIFDVYGTGTNADATVTNVDIQEHNSYTAIGEAEINGEEKKFQLRLQKRVVAQQQSGEGELALVKEGNVTLIRLELWR
- a CDS encoding YccF domain-containing protein, yielding MGLIRLVLNVIWVVTAGIWLFLGYVLAGIIACIFIVTIPFGLASFRIAGYVLWPFGREVVQVRSGAASTIGNAVWFVIAGLWLAIGHIGTAVVQAVTVIGLPLAWANIKLIPVTCFPFGKEIVSTAEARARVIPIVR